Proteins from a single region of Flaviflexus salsibiostraticola:
- the rsmH gene encoding 16S rRNA (cytosine(1402)-N(4))-methyltransferase RsmH — protein MSAADKHVPVLVDTCMELLAPALDGPALLFDATLGMGGHTEAALTRFPELRVVGIDRDPEAIRLASERLAPFGDRFTAEHAEYDMIDEIAEKHGRPNAILMDLGVSSLQLDDASRGFAYSQDAPLDMRMDTSQGRTAAELIAESSHGELARIISHYGEEKFASRIASRIVEHPNRASLTTAELAELVKSAIPAAARRTGGNPAKRTFQALRIAVNDELGILERAIPRAMAVLQVGGRLVVESYHSLEDRIVKRAMQGMSASTTPIGVPIQMDSPPFRLLTKRAIQADEAEIAANPRSASVRVRACEKLHEGRR, from the coding sequence ATGAGCGCAGCAGACAAGCATGTTCCCGTGCTCGTCGACACCTGCATGGAGCTCCTCGCGCCCGCACTCGACGGTCCCGCCCTCCTGTTCGATGCGACGCTCGGCATGGGCGGCCACACCGAGGCGGCGCTGACGAGGTTCCCCGAGCTCCGTGTCGTCGGGATCGACCGCGACCCGGAGGCGATCCGGCTTGCCTCGGAGAGGCTGGCCCCCTTCGGGGACCGGTTCACCGCCGAGCATGCTGAGTACGACATGATCGACGAGATCGCCGAGAAGCATGGTCGACCGAACGCGATCCTCATGGATCTCGGCGTCTCCTCCCTCCAGCTCGACGACGCGAGCCGCGGCTTCGCCTACTCCCAGGACGCTCCGCTCGACATGCGGATGGACACCTCGCAGGGACGGACGGCGGCTGAGCTCATCGCCGAGTCCTCCCATGGGGAGCTCGCCCGGATCATCTCCCATTACGGGGAGGAGAAGTTCGCGTCGCGGATCGCGTCGCGGATCGTCGAGCACCCGAACAGGGCGTCGCTGACCACAGCCGAGCTCGCCGAGCTCGTCAAGTCCGCGATCCCGGCCGCGGCCCGACGAACGGGCGGCAACCCGGCGAAGCGGACGTTCCAGGCTCTGCGCATCGCGGTCAACGATGAGCTCGGCATCCTCGAGCGGGCGATCCCGCGGGCAATGGCGGTGCTCCAGGTCGGCGGCAGACTCGTCGTCGAGTCATATCACTCGCTCGAGGACCGCATCGTCAAACGGGCCATGCAGGGCATGTCAGCCTCGACGACACCGATCGGCGTCCCGATCCAGATGGACTCCCCACCCTTCCGACTTCTCACCAAACGTGCGATTCAGGCCGATGAGGCCGAGATCGCGGCGAATCCCCGATCAGCGTCGGTACGTGTCCGTGCCTGCGAAAAACTCCACGAAGGAAGACGATGA
- a CDS encoding spermidine synthase, whose protein sequence is MEEMTTMGTARIEVDPDRPSLLILYLDGVPSSAIDLDDPEYLEFEYMQHMRILAEAARPRGTKMRALHIGGAGCALARAFSSSHPQAHQLAVEIDTILAEKVREWFPLPRSPQLRIRVAEGRSVMRGQAGRGWDIIVRDAFAQGTVPYQLMTYEAAVDARSALAPDGVYLVNLSRHYKPELATLMAVFDHVVAITDPAVWSGRRYGNITVGASMAPWPAMHREVHRLPLPARLYSDLIPSAAPLHDVPE, encoded by the coding sequence ATGGAAGAAATGACGACGATGGGAACCGCCCGCATCGAGGTCGATCCCGATCGCCCTTCGCTGCTCATACTCTATCTGGACGGGGTGCCCTCGTCGGCGATCGATCTGGACGACCCCGAGTACCTCGAGTTCGAGTACATGCAGCACATGCGCATCCTCGCCGAGGCGGCCCGCCCGCGGGGCACGAAGATGAGGGCCCTCCACATCGGCGGGGCCGGATGCGCGCTGGCCCGCGCATTCTCCTCCTCCCACCCCCAGGCCCACCAGCTCGCCGTCGAGATCGACACGATTCTCGCCGAGAAGGTCCGCGAATGGTTTCCCCTCCCCCGGTCACCGCAGCTGCGGATCAGGGTCGCGGAGGGCCGCTCGGTCATGCGGGGCCAGGCCGGCCGTGGCTGGGACATCATCGTGCGGGACGCCTTCGCCCAGGGGACGGTCCCCTATCAGCTCATGACGTACGAGGCGGCGGTCGATGCGAGGAGCGCTCTGGCACCCGACGGCGTCTATCTCGTCAATCTCTCCCGCCACTACAAGCCGGAGCTCGCCACCCTCATGGCGGTGTTCGACCACGTCGTCGCCATCACCGATCCCGCCGTCTGGTCGGGCAGGCGCTACGGCAACATCACGGTCGGCGCCTCGATGGCCCCCTGGCCGGCTATGCACCGGGAGGTGCATCGTCTCCCGCTGCCCGCCCGGCTCTACTCTGATCTGATTCCCTCCGCCGCGCCTCTGCACGACGTTCCCGAATGA
- the mraZ gene encoding division/cell wall cluster transcriptional repressor MraZ encodes MFLGTYEPKLDDKGRLILPAKYREQLAGGLVITRGQEHCLYVFKVEDFMQMQEDARKAPLSNKEARNYLRVFLSGAVDQEPDKQGRITIPANLRAYADLERDLAVIGAGSRVEIWNSQAWTSFLEEQEAAFAERDEEIIPGVL; translated from the coding sequence ATGTTCCTAGGCACGTACGAGCCCAAACTCGACGACAAGGGACGCCTGATTCTGCCTGCCAAGTACCGTGAGCAGCTCGCTGGCGGTCTGGTCATCACGCGCGGTCAAGAGCACTGTCTCTATGTGTTCAAGGTCGAGGACTTCATGCAGATGCAGGAGGACGCCCGGAAGGCCCCCCTCTCCAACAAGGAGGCCCGCAACTATCTGCGGGTTTTCCTCTCGGGAGCGGTCGACCAGGAGCCCGACAAGCAGGGTCGGATCACGATCCCTGCGAACCTGCGGGCGTATGCGGACCTCGAGCGCGACCTCGCGGTCATCGGCGCGGGCAGCCGCGTCGAGATCTGGAACTCGCAGGCATGGACCAGCTTCCTGGAAGAGCAGGAGGCCGCGTTCGCCGAGCGGGACGAAGAGATCATCCCAGGAGTTCTATAG
- a CDS encoding MFS transporter, which produces MRIWLAGMAIYIMAIAARTSFGVASLDALARFDISAAELSMFTVIQLGVYAACQIPLGMLLDRFGSRPILVIGAIILAGGQIWLALAATYPSALAARVLIGMGDASAFTSVLRLVPQWFPPRRVPLFTQLTGIGGQAGQVISSIPFAMMLARFGWETAFISLGLTGAAVALIAALFIREKERFSTSTTKTSGGTFSHPGVWQGFWTHFTLGFPGHVFLLLWGVPFMVANGIDQQTAAAMLIIAAAAGVVTGPLVARMTSRHPLRRPMPIVAIIAVFTLSWAYLLLIPRPIRLWEFAVLLVVIALTGSGSSIAFDLGRTAVPLSRLGTANGMINQGGFVAALSASFLIGLVLDWRAPDGDYSTGDFKLAMASQFIIVAIGVVGFLAVSPFAKRRFERDRGLRIVPARVAIERIIRERRAEARRRESDQSRAGRAAGDDAPPGA; this is translated from the coding sequence GTGCGGATCTGGCTGGCGGGTATGGCCATCTACATTATGGCCATCGCCGCACGCACCAGCTTCGGCGTCGCATCGCTCGACGCGCTCGCCCGATTCGACATCTCGGCAGCGGAGCTGTCGATGTTCACCGTCATCCAGCTCGGCGTCTATGCGGCCTGCCAGATTCCGCTCGGCATGCTCCTCGATCGCTTCGGCTCGCGGCCGATTCTCGTCATCGGCGCCATCATCCTCGCGGGCGGCCAGATCTGGCTTGCGCTCGCCGCCACCTATCCGTCGGCGCTTGCCGCCCGGGTTCTCATCGGCATGGGCGATGCCTCGGCGTTCACGTCTGTGCTCCGGCTCGTTCCGCAGTGGTTCCCGCCGCGACGGGTGCCGCTGTTCACGCAGCTGACGGGAATCGGCGGTCAGGCGGGGCAGGTCATCTCCTCCATCCCGTTCGCGATGATGCTCGCCCGGTTCGGGTGGGAGACCGCCTTCATCTCGCTCGGGCTCACGGGCGCGGCGGTCGCCCTCATCGCCGCCCTCTTCATCAGGGAGAAGGAGAGGTTCTCGACGTCGACGACGAAGACGAGCGGGGGTACCTTCAGCCACCCGGGGGTGTGGCAGGGCTTCTGGACGCACTTCACCCTCGGTTTCCCGGGGCACGTCTTCCTCCTGCTGTGGGGAGTGCCGTTCATGGTCGCCAACGGCATCGACCAGCAGACGGCGGCGGCCATGCTCATCATCGCCGCCGCCGCGGGCGTCGTCACCGGGCCGCTCGTCGCACGCATGACCTCACGGCATCCGCTGCGCCGGCCGATGCCGATCGTGGCCATCATCGCGGTCTTCACTCTCTCGTGGGCGTACCTGCTGCTCATTCCGCGACCGATCCGCCTGTGGGAGTTCGCGGTGCTCCTCGTCGTCATCGCCCTGACCGGATCCGGCTCGTCGATCGCCTTCGATCTCGGTCGCACGGCAGTCCCGCTCAGCAGGCTCGGCACCGCGAACGGCATGATCAATCAGGGAGGCTTCGTCGCCGCGCTCAGCGCGTCCTTCCTCATCGGGCTCGTCCTCGACTGGCGGGCACCGGACGGCGACTACAGTACGGGCGACTTCAAGCTCGCTATGGCCTCGCAGTTCATCATCGTCGCGATCGGTGTCGTCGGCTTCCTCGCGGTCAGCCCCTTCGCGAAACGTCGATTCGAGAGGGACCGGGGACTGCGAATCGTCCCTGCGAGGGTCGCGATCGAGCGGATCATTCGGGAACGTCGTGCAGAGGCGCGGCGGAGGGAATCAGATCAGAGTAGAGCCGGGCGGGCAGCGGGAGACGATGCACCTCCCGGTGCATAG
- a CDS encoding DUF3040 domain-containing protein, which yields MALSEYEQKMLEQLEAQLRDEDPKLAESFQPARQVSLKRLVLGVFIIVAGLGVLVAAVAFSLSWLGIIGFVVMLGGAMYTFSGPIGSISANSGSTQPSGDPKASFMSRQEEMWNRRREQDGR from the coding sequence ATGGCGCTGTCGGAATACGAGCAGAAGATGCTCGAGCAGCTCGAGGCTCAGCTCCGCGACGAGGATCCTAAGCTCGCTGAGTCATTTCAACCTGCCCGTCAGGTCTCGCTCAAGAGGCTCGTCCTCGGAGTGTTCATCATCGTCGCCGGTCTCGGCGTCCTCGTCGCCGCGGTCGCCTTCAGCCTGAGCTGGCTGGGCATCATCGGCTTCGTCGTCATGCTCGGCGGAGCGATGTACACGTTCTCAGGCCCGATCGGGTCAATCTCGGCCAATTCTGGGTCCACACAGCCGAGCGGGGACCCGAAGGCCTCCTTCATGTCCCGCCAAGAGGAGATGTGGAACCGCCGCCGCGAGCAGGACGGCCGCTGA
- the dinB gene encoding DNA polymerase IV — protein sequence MSRGPRSASARRSLGSDDSQTPILHVDMDAFFVEVELLERPHLRGLPVAVGGAERGVVTSASYEARSFGVNSAMPVAQAKRLCPDLIMIPVRHGVYSAVSRRVMEILGSFTPLLEQVSVDEAFLDVSGDRRRTPVQIATLIREEIRAREGVPASVGIAATKHVAKIASAHAKPDGLLLVPRSETAAFLGELPLGAIWGVGEATRKRLEQRGIRSVSDIRELSRDDLERVLGRSGVKLWELANGIDPRPVVTSRPEKSIGREETSFDLLTDPDHVRARMLEQAHDCARRLRARSLVAWRVTIKVRDASFTTITRSHTLQAPTNLAHEIYRVASTLLEMPRGGVRLIGVRVENLEPGDSGQATLEDGGRTEQAEKALDTIRKRFGTGAVGPGTLLSGSEGERL from the coding sequence ATGTCTCGCGGCCCGCGCTCGGCCTCCGCCCGCCGGTCACTCGGCAGCGATGACTCGCAGACGCCGATCCTCCACGTCGACATGGATGCGTTCTTCGTCGAGGTCGAACTCCTTGAAAGGCCACACCTGCGCGGCCTGCCGGTCGCTGTGGGCGGCGCGGAGCGCGGCGTCGTCACCTCAGCGTCCTACGAGGCACGCTCCTTCGGTGTCAATTCCGCCATGCCGGTGGCGCAGGCGAAGCGCCTCTGCCCCGACCTCATCATGATCCCCGTCCGGCACGGCGTGTACTCGGCGGTGTCCCGCCGCGTCATGGAGATCCTCGGCTCGTTCACGCCACTGCTCGAACAGGTCTCCGTCGACGAGGCGTTCCTCGACGTGTCGGGCGACCGGAGGCGCACCCCCGTCCAGATCGCCACTCTCATCCGCGAGGAGATCAGGGCCAGGGAGGGAGTGCCCGCCTCCGTCGGCATCGCCGCCACCAAGCACGTCGCGAAGATCGCCTCCGCGCACGCGAAGCCCGACGGTCTACTCCTCGTCCCCAGGTCCGAGACCGCCGCCTTCCTCGGCGAGCTGCCGCTCGGCGCGATCTGGGGCGTCGGCGAGGCGACGAGAAAACGGCTCGAGCAGCGCGGCATCCGCTCCGTCTCCGATATTCGAGAGCTCTCACGTGACGACCTCGAGCGCGTGCTCGGCAGGTCGGGGGTGAAGCTGTGGGAGCTCGCGAACGGGATCGACCCGCGCCCCGTCGTCACCTCGCGGCCGGAGAAGTCGATCGGCAGGGAGGAGACGTCGTTCGATCTGCTCACCGATCCGGACCACGTGCGGGCGCGGATGCTCGAGCAGGCCCATGACTGTGCGCGGCGCCTGCGCGCCCGCTCGCTCGTCGCATGGCGCGTCACCATCAAGGTCCGCGACGCCTCCTTCACGACCATCACCCGCTCCCACACCCTTCAGGCCCCGACAAACCTCGCCCACGAGATCTACCGCGTGGCATCGACGCTGCTGGAGATGCCGCGCGGCGGGGTGCGCCTCATCGGGGTGCGGGTGGAGAACCTCGAGCCGGGGGACTCGGGCCAGGCCACGCTCGAGGACGGCGGACGCACCGAGCAGGCTGAAAAAGCCCTGGACACAATCAGGAAACGCTTCGGGACGGGGGCAGTGGGACCCGGCACCCTGCTATCGGGATCGGAGGGGGAGCGGCTATGA